The Chryseobacterium nakagawai genome has a segment encoding these proteins:
- the glmS gene encoding glutamine--fructose-6-phosphate transaminase (isomerizing), translating to MCGIVGYTGFQDAYEIVINGLRRLEYRGYDSAGIVLEGSNNKFEVEKTKGKVEDLVNISKQLKGTANIGMGHTRWATHGVPSDRNSHPHLSNNGKIALVHNGIIENYDTIKTMLSEKGFTFKSETDTEVLVNLVQYFMDLNPEIDFPAAVRYALNEVYGAYAITVLHEDYPGVLVVGRLGSPLAIGLGEKEYFIASDASPFVEFTKEAIYLEEGHMATISLENGVDIRTINDNSKIEPEIQELKLSLEQIEKGGYEHFMLKEIFEQPKSIHDTMRGRLLVDEGVIKMAGIWDHVEKFKNANRIIIIACGTSWHAGLIGEYLIEEYARIPVEVEYASEFRYRNPIITDKDVVIAISQSGETADTMAALKLAKEKGAFIYGICNVVDSSIARITDAGSYTHAGPEIGVASTKAFTAQLTILTLIAFKLGKHNGNLGNAEFMSLIAELDAIPKKIEEVLSTTHELTQNIAKDFVKATNFLYLGRGYNYPAALEGALKLKEISYIHAEGYPAAEMKHGPIALIDENMPIVIIAPKKGHYDKIVSNVQEIKARKGKVIAVVNKGDRQVSEMADYVIEIPETSECFSPIVASVPLQLLAYYIAVYRGANVDQPRNLAKSVTVE from the coding sequence ATGTGCGGAATAGTAGGATATACAGGTTTTCAGGATGCTTATGAGATCGTAATTAATGGTCTTAGAAGACTTGAATACAGAGGGTATGATAGTGCTGGAATAGTTTTGGAAGGTTCAAACAATAAGTTTGAAGTAGAAAAAACAAAAGGTAAGGTGGAAGATTTGGTGAATATTTCGAAGCAATTAAAAGGAACTGCCAATATTGGTATGGGGCATACCCGCTGGGCTACCCATGGAGTTCCAAGCGACAGAAATTCTCACCCGCATTTGTCAAATAATGGAAAAATAGCTCTAGTACACAATGGTATTATTGAAAACTATGATACCATTAAAACAATGCTTAGTGAAAAAGGATTTACGTTCAAATCAGAAACAGATACTGAAGTATTGGTGAATCTTGTTCAATATTTTATGGACCTTAACCCGGAAATTGATTTTCCGGCAGCTGTGAGATATGCTTTAAATGAAGTATATGGAGCATATGCTATAACAGTACTTCATGAAGATTATCCTGGAGTATTAGTTGTAGGAAGATTAGGATCTCCTTTAGCGATCGGACTTGGTGAAAAAGAATATTTCATTGCTTCTGATGCTTCTCCTTTTGTGGAATTTACTAAAGAAGCTATTTACCTTGAAGAAGGTCACATGGCTACTATTTCATTAGAAAATGGAGTAGATATCAGAACAATTAATGACAACTCTAAGATTGAACCTGAAATTCAAGAGCTTAAATTAAGCTTAGAACAGATTGAAAAAGGTGGCTATGAGCATTTCATGCTGAAAGAAATCTTTGAACAGCCTAAGTCTATTCATGATACTATGAGAGGAAGACTTCTTGTAGATGAAGGAGTGATTAAAATGGCAGGAATCTGGGATCATGTAGAAAAGTTCAAAAATGCTAATAGAATAATTATCATTGCTTGTGGAACTTCATGGCATGCAGGTCTTATCGGAGAATACCTTATTGAAGAATATGCAAGAATTCCGGTAGAGGTAGAATATGCTTCAGAATTCAGATACAGAAACCCTATCATTACTGATAAAGATGTTGTTATTGCAATTTCTCAATCTGGAGAAACAGCAGACACAATGGCTGCTTTAAAATTAGCAAAAGAAAAAGGGGCATTTATATATGGTATTTGTAATGTAGTAGATTCATCTATTGCGAGAATTACAGATGCAGGTTCATACACCCATGCAGGGCCTGAAATTGGGGTAGCGTCTACAAAAGCGTTTACTGCACAGCTTACTATTCTTACTTTAATTGCATTTAAATTAGGTAAGCATAATGGAAATTTAGGAAATGCTGAGTTTATGAGCTTAATTGCTGAGCTTGATGCTATTCCTAAAAAGATTGAAGAAGTATTAAGTACTACTCATGAGCTGACTCAAAATATTGCAAAAGATTTTGTGAAGGCTACAAACTTCCTTTATTTAGGAAGAGGATACAATTATCCAGCTGCCCTGGAAGGAGCTTTGAAATTAAAAGAAATTTCTTATATCCATGCAGAAGGGTATCCAGCTGCAGAAATGAAGCACGGACCAATCGCTCTGATTGATGAAAATATGCCAATTGTTATTATAGCTCCTAAAAAAGGACACTATGATAAAATTGTAAGTAATGTTCAGGAAATCAAAGCAAGAAAAGGAAAAGTTATAGCTGTTGTCAATAAAGGTGATCGTCAGGTTAGCGAAATGGCAGATTACGTTATTGAAATTCCTGAAACCTCAGAATGTTTCTCTCCAATTGTAGCGTCAGTACCGTTACAACTGCTTGCTTATTATATTGCAGTATATAGAGGAGCGAACGTAGATCAGCCGAGAAATTTGGCAAAATCTGTAACTGTGGAATAA
- the porK gene encoding T9SS ring complex lipoprotein PorK/GldK yields the protein MKRIFLLLLSASVASVSCSGGGSSSVGKPGTKGELIPREKTKSFVAERPYGMVAIPAGSFVAGLADQDPTNTPEKASLKTVTVSSFFMDEAETTNAEYRVFINYVRDSIARTLLAEAAGEGGDEGGRRGASIGDYAYLAKKEENLTPYQEYMEGQGGREDGTYDASKRLDWKIPLHWSTSKYPDVEYAEVLESMYLPASSRIGNERILDVSKLKYTYRWGDMDAALADNERGANYLKSQSIAIYPDTTVWVKDFHFAYNEPLFEQYFWHKAYKNYPVVGVTWDQARAYCNFRSKLKTDYNESLKRKKQRPLQFRLPTEIEWEYAARGGMQNATYPWGGPYLMDDRGCYLANFKPKRGNYMEDEKKGTYTYTAPVKKFKKNGFGLFDMAGNVSEWTESAYNNSSYGFSSTLNPSTKDKKDTKKSVRGGSWKDIGYALMTGARDWERKDSARSYIGFRTVQDIPEAAVKPRRVNR from the coding sequence ATGAAAAGGATATTTCTTTTATTATTGTCTGCGTCGGTAGCATCGGTATCTTGTTCAGGTGGTGGCAGCTCTTCTGTAGGGAAGCCAGGAACAAAAGGAGAATTGATACCAAGAGAAAAAACGAAATCATTTGTTGCGGAACGACCATACGGAATGGTTGCTATTCCTGCAGGTTCATTTGTTGCTGGTTTAGCAGACCAGGATCCAACAAATACACCTGAAAAAGCATCATTGAAGACAGTTACTGTTTCTTCTTTCTTCATGGATGAAGCAGAAACTACCAATGCAGAATACAGGGTATTTATCAACTATGTAAGAGATTCTATTGCAAGAACTCTACTCGCTGAAGCTGCCGGAGAAGGTGGTGACGAAGGTGGTCGTAGAGGAGCAAGCATAGGAGATTATGCATACCTTGCTAAAAAAGAAGAAAATTTAACACCTTATCAAGAATATATGGAAGGTCAAGGGGGCCGTGAAGACGGAACCTATGATGCTAGCAAAAGATTAGACTGGAAAATTCCTTTACACTGGAGTACTTCAAAATACCCGGATGTAGAGTACGCAGAAGTTCTGGAATCTATGTATTTGCCTGCTTCTTCAAGAATTGGAAACGAAAGAATTTTAGATGTAAGTAAGTTGAAGTATACGTACCGTTGGGGAGATATGGATGCGGCCCTTGCAGATAACGAAAGAGGAGCCAATTACCTGAAAAGCCAAAGTATCGCGATTTATCCCGATACTACGGTTTGGGTAAAAGATTTCCACTTTGCTTACAATGAGCCATTATTTGAACAATATTTCTGGCACAAGGCTTACAAAAACTATCCTGTAGTTGGTGTTACCTGGGATCAGGCAAGAGCTTATTGTAACTTCAGATCTAAATTGAAAACTGATTACAACGAAAGTTTAAAAAGAAAAAAACAAAGACCATTGCAGTTCCGTCTTCCAACAGAAATCGAATGGGAATATGCTGCAAGAGGTGGTATGCAAAATGCCACTTACCCTTGGGGAGGTCCATACTTAATGGATGATAGAGGTTGTTACTTAGCCAACTTCAAACCTAAGAGAGGTAACTATATGGAAGACGAGAAAAAAGGTACTTATACATATACAGCTCCAGTTAAGAAATTTAAGAAAAATGGATTTGGGTTATTTGATATGGCTGGAAATGTTTCTGAATGGACAGAATCTGCATATAACAACTCTTCTTATGGATTCTCTTCTACACTAAATCCTTCTACTAAAGATAAAAAGGATACTAAAAAATCTGTAAGAGGTGGATCTTGGAAAGATATAGGATATGCACTAATGACGGGTGCAAGAGACTGGGAGAGAAAAGATTCAGCAAGAAGCTATATCGGATTTAGAACTGTACAGGACATTCCTGAAGCAGCTGTTAAGCCAAGAAGAGTTAACAGATAA
- the porL gene encoding type IX secretion system motor protein PorL/GldL has protein sequence MFKTKDAWMNFFYSFGAAIVILGAWLKITHITLGPINGNIALTVGLITEAIIFIIFAFDPPKTEESYAWENVYPELLDKHANPNPLHSNVTTRNTGNQFAELENSLSNKLDKMLEDARLDVQLFERLRTGIDKFSSSVDQINQTVDVSASTHKYNDQLNKAAQHMESMNALYAMQLESGKKQAEFATKYVSDMQKSVEHSEKFNQELQGLTSNLNNLNRVYGGMLTAMKS, from the coding sequence ATGTTTAAGACGAAAGATGCTTGGATGAATTTCTTCTATTCATTCGGTGCTGCAATTGTAATTCTTGGAGCTTGGCTTAAAATTACTCACATAACCCTGGGACCAATTAACGGTAATATAGCGCTTACTGTAGGGCTTATTACAGAAGCGATTATCTTTATTATCTTCGCTTTCGACCCTCCAAAAACTGAAGAGTCTTATGCTTGGGAAAATGTTTACCCTGAATTATTAGATAAACATGCTAACCCAAACCCATTACACTCAAATGTAACAACTAGAAATACAGGTAACCAATTTGCAGAGTTAGAAAACTCTCTTTCTAACAAATTGGATAAAATGCTTGAAGATGCAAGATTAGACGTTCAATTATTTGAAAGATTAAGAACTGGAATTGACAAGTTTTCAAGTTCTGTAGATCAAATCAATCAAACTGTTGACGTTTCTGCTTCTACTCATAAATATAATGATCAGTTAAACAAGGCTGCTCAACATATGGAAAGTATGAATGCATTATATGCTATGCAGTTGGAAAGCGGTAAGAAACAAGCAGAATTTGCTACTAAATATGTTTCTGACATGCAGAAATCTGTTGAACATTCTGAAAAATTCAACCAAGAGCTACAAGGTTTAACTTCTAATCTTAATAACTTAAATAGAGTTTATGGTGGTATGCTAACTGCTATGAAGTCTTAA
- the porM gene encoding type IX secretion system motor protein PorM/GldM, giving the protein MAQGKQTPRQKMINLMYLVFIAMMALNIDAEIIRSYYDSTRALNETRTLTERKNEKIFEKTLEAKAQQVPDTYSKPWEDYKLLKTKIDALVKHAQDIKDLLKKQSDFHDKDPKTGKEIDVSENFAALNNNEATTEYFFKEGDENSPSKNALDLKAKIDDVRDYINKTFGNNDQLKDLVDRANKSLIAEYPKGKSPNEKTWFQNKFYHQPLIAAISNLEIIQNDARNVQSDALALMLQEKVDASIKFTSYEPIVSGPTDIQTGKQAEVKVMLGTYSNSNKISISGVSKQENGKGIIPISGAGIGEHKLAGTITLTDASGKPQSFPWTHTYNVIAGPREVKLEKGLLLSADKMNVMYRGLENPVSGSILGADNSKLSLSAPGATVRNTAPGKWIVKPSTGTTVKLTLSGVDPYGKSVSQVFEYRIKNVPPPQGQMRGQNVLSMPATSIPNQSVQAAIPDFDFPVSFNVTQFMVRVPGRAALLIHGNTLSEAAGLIKNLRTGDVVSIFDIKATAQGLEGQQIKNITPIIINVQ; this is encoded by the coding sequence ATGGCACAAGGAAAACAGACCCCTCGTCAGAAGATGATCAACCTGATGTATCTGGTGTTCATCGCGATGATGGCCCTAAACATTGATGCAGAAATCATCAGATCATATTATGACTCTACAAGAGCATTAAATGAAACCAGAACTTTAACAGAAAGAAAGAACGAAAAGATTTTTGAAAAAACGCTGGAAGCTAAGGCTCAGCAGGTTCCTGATACTTACTCAAAACCTTGGGAAGATTATAAATTATTAAAAACCAAGATTGATGCGTTAGTAAAACATGCTCAGGATATCAAGGATTTACTGAAAAAGCAATCAGATTTTCATGATAAAGATCCTAAAACCGGAAAAGAGATTGACGTAAGTGAAAACTTTGCTGCATTAAATAATAATGAAGCTACTACGGAATATTTCTTTAAAGAAGGAGATGAAAATTCACCATCAAAAAATGCATTAGACCTGAAAGCAAAAATTGATGATGTAAGAGATTACATCAATAAAACTTTTGGTAATAATGACCAGCTTAAAGACTTAGTAGATAGAGCCAACAAATCTCTTATTGCAGAGTATCCTAAAGGAAAATCTCCAAATGAGAAAACTTGGTTCCAAAATAAATTTTATCATCAACCACTAATTGCTGCGATATCTAATTTGGAAATTATCCAAAATGATGCCAGAAACGTACAATCTGATGCATTAGCATTAATGCTTCAGGAAAAAGTAGATGCGAGTATCAAATTTACAAGCTATGAACCTATTGTTTCAGGTCCTACAGATATTCAGACTGGAAAACAGGCTGAAGTAAAAGTAATGCTGGGTACTTATTCTAACAGTAATAAGATTAGCATTTCCGGAGTGAGCAAGCAGGAAAATGGTAAAGGTATCATCCCTATTTCAGGAGCTGGTATTGGTGAGCATAAATTAGCTGGAACGATTACATTAACAGATGCTTCAGGGAAGCCACAATCTTTCCCTTGGACGCATACTTATAATGTGATTGCTGGTCCTAGAGAAGTAAAACTTGAAAAAGGATTATTACTTTCTGCTGATAAAATGAATGTAATGTATAGAGGATTGGAGAACCCTGTATCAGGATCTATCTTAGGGGCAGATAACTCTAAACTTTCACTATCAGCTCCAGGAGCTACTGTGAGAAATACAGCACCTGGTAAGTGGATTGTAAAACCTTCAACAGGTACTACAGTGAAATTGACATTATCTGGAGTAGACCCTTATGGTAAATCAGTATCTCAGGTATTTGAATATAGAATCAAGAATGTTCCGCCACCGCAAGGGCAGATGAGAGGTCAGAATGTATTGTCGATGCCGGCAACTTCTATTCCTAACCAATCTGTACAGGCTGCTATTCCTGACTTCGATTTCCCTGTTTCGTTCAATGTAACACAGTTCATGGTAAGAGTACCTGGTAGAGCAGCACTATTGATCCACGGAAATACATTAAGTGAGGCAGCAGGACTAATAAAGAATCTGAGAACAGGAGATGTTGTATCTATCTTCGATATCAAAGCAACAGCTCAAGGATTGGAAGGCCAGCAGATTAAAAACATTACTCCTATTATTATTAATGTTCAATAG
- the porN gene encoding type IX secretion system ring subunit PorN/GldN produces the protein MKKYISTLLVLVSGFAFSQTILNASSPEEFRQMRAENKQKVGDTIIDKTVKPLEYGFVEDKDILKSMFVWEIIDMNDKINQPFYYDNPDGLLSTPTRSLYQLLLDAALSGKIEQVYDDENFTVKLSPEGIQKRLEKVTINDAAIDILNSGRQLTEQEKKEYTDVFKTTTEKVKVLKIMGMWFVDKRDGQMKYRPLGIAAMGPDPAVQGVIGPDGKPIASNDDLIDLFWIFYPNARDVLANNYVYNRKNSSADLSFDDIINARRFSSIIYKSSSGLGDGTIKDYIPKDADDQLEESNRIKSQILEMENDMWNY, from the coding sequence ATGAAAAAATATATTAGCACCCTTTTAGTATTAGTTTCGGGATTTGCATTTTCCCAGACTATTCTGAACGCTTCTTCTCCAGAAGAGTTTAGACAGATGAGAGCGGAGAACAAACAAAAAGTTGGTGATACTATTATTGATAAAACAGTAAAGCCTCTTGAATATGGATTTGTGGAAGACAAAGACATTCTTAAGAGTATGTTTGTTTGGGAAATCATCGATATGAATGATAAGATCAATCAGCCATTTTACTATGATAACCCGGACGGTCTTCTTTCTACCCCTACAAGATCTCTATACCAGTTACTGTTAGATGCAGCTTTAAGTGGTAAAATTGAGCAAGTGTATGATGACGAAAACTTTACAGTAAAGCTTTCTCCTGAAGGAATTCAGAAAAGATTAGAAAAAGTTACTATTAATGACGCTGCGATTGACATTCTAAACTCAGGACGACAATTAACTGAACAGGAGAAAAAAGAATATACTGATGTATTTAAGACCACTACTGAGAAGGTAAAAGTTCTTAAAATCATGGGTATGTGGTTCGTAGATAAAAGAGACGGACAGATGAAATACAGACCTCTAGGTATTGCAGCAATGGGACCAGACCCTGCAGTACAAGGAGTTATAGGACCAGATGGTAAGCCCATTGCTAGCAATGATGATCTTATCGACCTATTCTGGATTTTCTATCCGAATGCAAGAGATGTTTTAGCAAACAATTATGTTTACAATAGAAAAAACTCTTCTGCAGACCTGTCTTTTGATGATATTATCAATGCAAGAAGATTCTCTTCTATAATTTATAAATCTTCAAGCGGTTTAGGAGATGGTACTATTAAAGATTATATTCCTAAAGATGCTGATGATCAGCTAGAAGAAAGCAACAGAATCAAGTCGCAAATTCTAGAAATGGAAAATGATATGTGGAATTACTAA
- a CDS encoding NAD(P)/FAD-dependent oxidoreductase: MKNVDYIIVGDGYAGLFLAHQLIKNNKSFVIFSEGRKSASQVSAGIINPVVLKKFTTFWKAQEQIDFLKSSLKEIESYTGENYLINASIHRIFHDENEQVLWLKKSKNEELCKFLNENFESLNVVKNDFLAGKVNQSARLNVNGFFMGLFSYFEKNDFLISEKFEYAKLNPSDSTYKDFNFKNIIFCEGMGVKDNPYFSEIAVTPNKGHHIKVELSQPIPENITIKKKHFLFPTGNGLYFYGGTYDREQLHHHIDDSAVNQLVNGLSEFYPYDFEVKEVNFGFRPTVKDRRPIIGRHESYNNLYVFNGLGARGILNGCYFSRDLFRFIEEDIPLHEEVSLNRFNK, encoded by the coding sequence ATGAAAAATGTAGATTATATTATTGTAGGAGATGGATATGCCGGGCTTTTTTTAGCTCATCAACTGATTAAGAACAATAAATCCTTTGTGATCTTTTCTGAAGGAAGAAAAAGCGCTTCGCAGGTTTCTGCGGGGATCATTAATCCTGTTGTACTTAAAAAGTTTACCACATTCTGGAAAGCTCAGGAGCAAATTGATTTTCTAAAGAGCAGTCTTAAAGAAATTGAATCGTATACCGGAGAGAATTATTTAATCAATGCATCTATTCACAGAATTTTTCATGATGAAAATGAACAGGTGCTTTGGCTCAAAAAATCCAAGAACGAAGAATTATGTAAATTTTTGAATGAAAATTTTGAGTCTTTAAATGTGGTAAAAAACGATTTTCTCGCTGGAAAGGTAAACCAGTCAGCCAGACTAAATGTTAATGGTTTTTTCATGGGTTTATTCAGTTATTTTGAAAAAAATGATTTTCTTATCAGTGAAAAGTTTGAATATGCTAAGTTAAATCCATCAGACTCAACTTATAAAGATTTTAATTTTAAAAATATTATTTTCTGTGAAGGAATGGGAGTGAAGGACAATCCTTATTTTTCAGAAATTGCAGTGACCCCCAATAAGGGACATCATATAAAAGTTGAACTTTCTCAACCTATTCCTGAAAATATTACGATTAAAAAGAAACATTTCCTTTTTCCTACCGGAAATGGACTTTATTTCTATGGTGGAACTTATGACCGGGAGCAGCTTCACCATCATATTGACGATTCGGCGGTTAATCAATTAGTCAACGGATTGTCTGAATTCTATCCTTATGATTTTGAAGTAAAAGAAGTTAATTTTGGTTTCAGACCTACTGTAAAAGACAGAAGGCCCATTATTGGAAGACATGAAAGCTACAATAACTTGTATGTCTTCAATGGACTGGGAGCAAGAGGAATTCTGAACGGATGTTATTTCTCAAGGGATCTTTTCCGTTTTATTGAAGAAGATATTCCATTGCATGAAGAAGTCTCATTAAATAGATTTAATAAGTAA
- a CDS encoding SemiSWEET transporter, whose product MNENLLGIIAGVLTSISMIPQLVKVIREKNVEDISLLMLLVLISGLSLWVWYGFIKDELPIILSNSFAVLVNICLLVSYMIYHKK is encoded by the coding sequence ATGAATGAAAATCTATTAGGGATTATTGCAGGAGTTCTTACCTCCATATCCATGATTCCACAGCTTGTAAAAGTAATTCGGGAGAAAAATGTTGAAGATATTTCCCTGCTTATGCTTTTGGTTCTTATTTCCGGATTATCTTTATGGGTGTGGTATGGCTTTATAAAAGACGAACTTCCCATTATTTTATCAAATTCATTTGCTGTTTTGGTAAATATTTGCCTTTTAGTTTCCTATATGATATATCATAAAAAGTAA
- a CDS encoding META domain-containing protein, which produces MKSLYYYLSALFLTVFLVSCQTQTAQKATTDITGKKWKLTELNGQPIALKNPKNNPYFKLDMNGMKYEGHAGCNGLGGTFEIKQDVMRIKFNQGMSTMMACEDLDIENQFTKAILDADNYSVNGNTLTLNKARMAPLAKFVLE; this is translated from the coding sequence ATGAAAAGCTTGTATTACTATTTATCCGCTCTTTTCCTAACTGTATTCCTTGTTTCCTGCCAGACACAAACTGCACAGAAAGCAACCACAGATATTACGGGAAAAAAATGGAAATTAACTGAGCTTAATGGTCAGCCGATTGCACTAAAGAACCCAAAAAACAATCCCTATTTCAAGCTTGATATGAATGGAATGAAATATGAAGGTCATGCAGGTTGCAACGGATTAGGTGGTACTTTTGAGATCAAGCAGGATGTGATGAGAATCAAATTCAATCAGGGAATGTCTACAATGATGGCTTGTGAAGATCTTGATATAGAAAATCAGTTTACAAAAGCAATCCTTGACGCTGATAACTACTCTGTTAATGGAAATACATTAACTTTAAACAAAGCGAGAATGGCACCTCTAGCCAAATTCGTTCTTGAATAA
- a CDS encoding efflux RND transporter periplasmic adaptor subunit, with amino-acid sequence MKRVTSSIALSVLLLAVSCNKKKEEKEEVATYPVTSPVVMDTVINKEYVAQIQSVKNIEVRAQEKGFLEKIFVDEGQYVQAGQTLFRIMPKLYQAELLKAKAEVEQASIELKNASTLAGNNIVSKNEKAMAKAKLDAANAEMKLAQIHLSFTDIKAPFSGIINRIPLKLGSLVDEGDLLTSLSDNTSIYTYFNVSEPEYLSYQTHAADRGSNQVSLITANGETYTQKGEIQTIEGEFDNETGNIAFRAKFPNPDKLLRNGETGKVQMTMPVHNALIIPQKATYEIQDQKYVFVIDKNGTARSKNIKVAYELPDLYVVSSGISKGDQILLEGVQKVKDDQKIKTKFQDPKKVLQSLKLKAE; translated from the coding sequence ATAAAAAGAGTTACCTCAAGTATTGCACTTAGTGTCCTTTTACTGGCCGTAAGCTGCAATAAGAAAAAAGAGGAAAAAGAAGAAGTAGCCACTTACCCGGTAACATCTCCGGTAGTGATGGACACTGTAATTAATAAGGAATATGTAGCTCAGATTCAGTCTGTAAAGAACATTGAAGTCCGGGCGCAGGAAAAAGGATTCCTTGAGAAAATTTTTGTCGATGAAGGTCAGTATGTACAGGCAGGACAGACCCTGTTCCGTATTATGCCTAAACTGTATCAGGCAGAATTATTAAAAGCAAAAGCTGAAGTTGAACAGGCTTCTATCGAACTGAAAAATGCAAGCACATTAGCCGGAAACAATATTGTATCCAAAAATGAAAAGGCAATGGCTAAAGCTAAACTGGATGCTGCCAATGCAGAAATGAAGCTGGCTCAGATCCATTTGTCTTTTACCGATATTAAAGCTCCGTTTTCAGGAATTATCAATAGAATTCCTTTAAAACTGGGGAGTTTGGTAGACGAAGGCGATCTGTTAACTTCATTATCAGATAATACAAGTATCTACACCTATTTCAACGTTTCTGAACCGGAGTATCTGAGCTATCAGACTCATGCAGCTGACAGAGGAAGTAATCAAGTATCTCTGATTACTGCAAATGGAGAAACATATACGCAAAAAGGAGAGATTCAGACTATTGAAGGTGAATTTGACAATGAAACAGGAAATATTGCCTTTCGGGCCAAGTTTCCTAACCCAGATAAACTTCTGAGAAACGGAGAAACAGGTAAAGTACAGATGACGATGCCGGTTCATAATGCTCTTATTATTCCTCAGAAAGCGACGTATGAAATTCAGGATCAGAAATATGTATTTGTTATTGATAAAAATGGTACAGCCAGATCCAAAAATATTAAAGTAGCCTATGAACTACCGGATCTTTATGTGGTAAGCTCAGGAATTTCAAAAGGAGATCAGATTCTTTTGGAGGGAGTTCAGAAGGTGAAGGATGACCAGAAAATAAAAACAAAATTCCAGGATCCTAAAAAAGTTCTTCAATCATTGAAATTAAAAGCAGAGTAA